The window GTACGTCACGGACTCGGCCTGGCCCTGCAGCGGAGCGTCCACGCGGTGGTCGGCGCCGAGCCGTCCGTCCTCGAACGCGTAGCCACGGGCGCTGAAGTAGGACCGCAGCACCAGTTCCTTCCCGTCCGGCGAGAACGCCCCGTCCGTCACCCATGGCACCTCCCCGACCCGCCGGAACACATTGGTCCGGCCGGTGGTGAGCCGTGCGGGTCCTTCGTAGAGTCCGCCGCCGTCCTCGTTCTTCGAGGCGATGTAGACCCGGCCGGTCCTCGGGTGGACCATCAGCGCCTCGGCGTTGCGCGCCCCGTCCGCGTACTTCACGTCGAACTGGGTCGCCCGGACCGTCGCGTCCTTCAGGACCTTCGGTTCGCGGAACCGGTAGATCCAGACGTGGTCCCAGCTGCCGTTCAGGTTGTCGCCGATGTCGCCGACGTACAGATTGCCGTCCGGCCCGAGCGAGATCGCCTCCACGTCGCGCGGCGCGCCGACCCCGCGCATGGTGATCGTCGCGACGGTCCTCCCGGTCCGGGAGTCCACGGCGTAGATGTACGGACCGTCATCGCTGTCGTTGTGCGTCCAGTAGATGCCCGGGTGGGCGCGGCTCGCGGCGAGACCGCTGGACTCGGTGATCCGGGGGTCCTCGATCGTGAAGCTGCGGTCGGC is drawn from Streptomyces sp. NBC_01717 and contains these coding sequences:
- a CDS encoding WD40 repeat domain-containing protein; its protein translation is MRSYLTVSGAAALLVLTGAAVTAAPATADDGAADRSFTIEDPRITESSGLAASRAHPGIYWTHNDSDDGPYIYAVDSRTGRTVATITMRGVGAPRDVEAISLGPDGNLYVGDIGDNLNGSWDHVWIYRFREPKVLKDATVRATQFDVKYADGARNAEALMVHPRTGRVYIASKNEDGGGLYEGPARLTTGRTNVFRRVGEVPWVTDGAFSPDGKELVLRSYFSARGYAFEDGRLGADHRVDAPLQGQAESVTYTADGSALMFGSEGARSEVVRVDVAGARGNGSGSKSPSKDGGGASSAGGAGGSEMKGSTLVGAALLAAVGALVFMNRRRKRG